The Orcinus orca chromosome 16, mOrcOrc1.1, whole genome shotgun sequence genome includes a window with the following:
- the RAE1 gene encoding mRNA export factor RAE1 isoform X1, translating to MSLFGAASGFGTGGASMFGSAAADNHNPMKDIEVTSSPDDSIGCLSFSPPALPGNFLIAGSWANDVRCWEVQDSGQTIPKAQQMHTGPVLDVCWSDDGSKVFTASCDKTAKMWDLNSNQAIQIAQHDAPVKTIHWIKAPNYSCVMTGSWDKTLKFWDTRSSNPMMVLQLPERCYCADMIYPMAVVATAERGLIVYQLENQPSEFRRIESPLKHQHRCVAIFKDKQNKPTGFALGSIEGRVAIHYINPPNPAKDNFTFKCHRSNGTNTSAPQDIYAVNGIAFHPVHGTLATVGSDGRFSFWDKDARTKLKTSEQLDQPISACCFNHNGNIFAYASSYDWSKGHEFYNPQKKNYIFLRNAAEELKPRNKK from the exons ATGAGCCTGTTTGGAGCAGCCTCCGGGTTTGGCACTGGGGGAGCCAGCATGTTTGGCAGCGCCGCCGCAGATAATCACAACCCTATGAAG GATATTGAAGTAACATCCTCTCCTGATGATAGCATTGGTTGTCTATCTTTTAGCCCGCCAGCCTTGCCGGGGAACTTCCTTATTGCAGGGTCGTGGGCTAACGAT gTTCGATGCTGGGAAGTTCAAGACAGTGGACAGACTATCCCAAAAGCCCAACAGATGCACACTGGGCCTGTGCTAGATGTCTGCTGGAGTGAT gatGGGAGCAAAGTATTTACGGCGTCGTGTGATAAAACTGCCAAAATGTGGGACCTCAACAGTAACCAGGCGATACAGATAGCACAG CACGATGCTCCTGTTAAAACTATACACTGGATCAAAGCACCAAACTACAGCTGTGTGATGACCGGGAGCTGGGATAAGACTTTGAAG ttttggGATACACGATCATCAAATCCTATGATGGTTTTACAACTCCCTGAAAGGTGTTACTGTGCTGACATG ATATATCCTATGGCTGTGGTGGCAACTGCAGAGAGGGGACTGATTGTCTATCAGTTAGAGAATCAACCTTCTGAATTCAGGAGGATAGAATCTCCACTGAAACATCAG CATCGCTGTGTGgctatttttaaagacaaacagAACAAGCCGACAGGTTTTGCCCTGGGAAGCATTGAGGGGAGAGTTGCCATTCACTACATCAACCCCCCGAATCC TGCCAAAGATAACTTCACCTTTAAATGTCATCGATCTAACGGAACCAACACTTCAGCTCCTCAGGACATTTACGCG GTGAATGGAATTGCGTTCCATCCTGTTCATGGCACCCTTGCAACTGTGGGATCTGATGGTAGATTCAGCTTTTGGGACAAAGATGCCAgaacaaaactaaaaacttcGGAACAGTTAGATCAACCGATATCGGCTTGCTGCTTCAATCACAATGGAAACATATTTGCATATGCTTCCAGCTACGACTGGTCAAAG ggACATGAATTTTATAacccccaaaagaaaaattacattttcctaCGTAACGCAGCCGAAGAGCTAAAGCCCAGGAATAAGAAGTAG
- the RBM38 gene encoding RNA-binding protein 38 isoform X2 has product MLLQPAPCAPSAGFPRPPAALGAMHGSQKDTTFTKIFVGGLPYHTTDASLRKYFEGFGDIEEAVVITDRQTGKSRGYGFVTMADRAAAERACKDPNPNIDGRKANVNLAYLGAKPRSLQTGFAIGVQQLHPTLIQRTYGGHQRNPN; this is encoded by the exons ATGCTGCTGCAGCCCGCGCCGTGCGCCCCGAGCGCGGGCTTCCCGCGGCCCCCGGCCGCCCTCGGCGCCATGCACGGCTCGCAGAAGGACACCACGTTCACCAAGATCTTCGTGGGCGGCCTGCCCTACCACACCACCGACGCCTCGCTCAGGAAGTACTTCGAGGGCTTCGGGGACATCGAGGAGGCAGTGGTCATCACCGACCGCCAGACGGGGAAGTCCCGCGGCTACGGCTTC GTGACCATGGCTGACCGGGCGGCGGCTGAGAGGGCTTGCAAAGACCCTAACCCCAACATCGACGGCCGCAAGGCCAACGTGAACCTGGCCTATCTGGGCGCCAAGCCGCGGAGCCTTCAGACGG GCTTTGCCATCGGCGTGCAGCAGCTGCACCCCACCTTGATCCAGCGGACTTACGG
- the RAE1 gene encoding mRNA export factor RAE1 isoform X2: protein MSLFGAASGFGTGGASMFGSAAADNHNPMKDIEVTSSPDDSIGCLSFSPPALPGNFLIAGSWANDVRCWEVQDSGQTIPKAQQMHTGPVLDVCWSDDGSKVFTASCDKTAKMWDLNSNQAIQIAQHDAPVKTIHWIKAPNYSCVMTGSWDKTLKFWDTRSSNPMMVLQLPERCYCADMIYPMAVVATAERGLIVYQLENQPSEFRRIESPLKHQHRCVAIFKDKQNKPTGFALGSIEGRVAIHYINPPNPAKDNFTFKCHRSNGTNTSAPQDIYAVNGIAFHPVHGTLATVGSDGRFSFWDKDARTKLKTSEQLDQPISACCFNHNGNIFAYASSYDWSKHRRKQTR, encoded by the exons ATGAGCCTGTTTGGAGCAGCCTCCGGGTTTGGCACTGGGGGAGCCAGCATGTTTGGCAGCGCCGCCGCAGATAATCACAACCCTATGAAG GATATTGAAGTAACATCCTCTCCTGATGATAGCATTGGTTGTCTATCTTTTAGCCCGCCAGCCTTGCCGGGGAACTTCCTTATTGCAGGGTCGTGGGCTAACGAT gTTCGATGCTGGGAAGTTCAAGACAGTGGACAGACTATCCCAAAAGCCCAACAGATGCACACTGGGCCTGTGCTAGATGTCTGCTGGAGTGAT gatGGGAGCAAAGTATTTACGGCGTCGTGTGATAAAACTGCCAAAATGTGGGACCTCAACAGTAACCAGGCGATACAGATAGCACAG CACGATGCTCCTGTTAAAACTATACACTGGATCAAAGCACCAAACTACAGCTGTGTGATGACCGGGAGCTGGGATAAGACTTTGAAG ttttggGATACACGATCATCAAATCCTATGATGGTTTTACAACTCCCTGAAAGGTGTTACTGTGCTGACATG ATATATCCTATGGCTGTGGTGGCAACTGCAGAGAGGGGACTGATTGTCTATCAGTTAGAGAATCAACCTTCTGAATTCAGGAGGATAGAATCTCCACTGAAACATCAG CATCGCTGTGTGgctatttttaaagacaaacagAACAAGCCGACAGGTTTTGCCCTGGGAAGCATTGAGGGGAGAGTTGCCATTCACTACATCAACCCCCCGAATCC TGCCAAAGATAACTTCACCTTTAAATGTCATCGATCTAACGGAACCAACACTTCAGCTCCTCAGGACATTTACGCG GTGAATGGAATTGCGTTCCATCCTGTTCATGGCACCCTTGCAACTGTGGGATCTGATGGTAGATTCAGCTTTTGGGACAAAGATGCCAgaacaaaactaaaaacttcGGAACAGTTAGATCAACCGATATCGGCTTGCTGCTTCAATCACAATGGAAACATATTTGCATATGCTTCCAGCTACGACTGGTCAAAG CACAGGCGCAAGCAGACACGATGA
- the RBM38 gene encoding RNA-binding protein 38 isoform X3, with translation MLLQPAPCAPSAGFPRPPAALGAMHGSQKDTTFTKIFVGGLPYHTTDASLRKYFEGFGDIEEAVVITDRQTGKSRGYGFVTMADRAAAERACKDPNPNIDGRKANVNLAYLGAKPRSLQTGFAIGVQQLHPTLIQRTYG, from the exons ATGCTGCTGCAGCCCGCGCCGTGCGCCCCGAGCGCGGGCTTCCCGCGGCCCCCGGCCGCCCTCGGCGCCATGCACGGCTCGCAGAAGGACACCACGTTCACCAAGATCTTCGTGGGCGGCCTGCCCTACCACACCACCGACGCCTCGCTCAGGAAGTACTTCGAGGGCTTCGGGGACATCGAGGAGGCAGTGGTCATCACCGACCGCCAGACGGGGAAGTCCCGCGGCTACGGCTTC GTGACCATGGCTGACCGGGCGGCGGCTGAGAGGGCTTGCAAAGACCCTAACCCCAACATCGACGGCCGCAAGGCCAACGTGAACCTGGCCTATCTGGGCGCCAAGCCGCGGAGCCTTCAGACGG GCTTTGCCATCGGCGTGCAGCAGCTGCACCCCACCTTGATCCAGCGGACTTACGG